The genomic interval GGATCATTGGAACGAGATGAGAAAGAGAAGCCGAGAATAGACCATAAGAACAAAACTAAATGGATGCACGATAGAACCAAGGTGTCACTTTCTGCTTTTGGGAAAACGTTGATAAAAAAAACGGCAACGAGCGTTGCTACAACCATGGGGACGTATTGCTTGGCTTTCAACTTGTTTTTCCAAGCAAAATATGCCGTCAGTACAGGGAATATGGTAAATCCGACGTTCCTTGTGTAGAAGAATTCTTTGTCGATCGAAAAGAAAGTCGGTAACTTAACGATGATCGTTGCAAATATGCATGCGAAAATGATAAAAATCAGATCTTTATTTGTTCGCCATGAACCTTTTTCTCTATTGAAGTTTAGACGCTCATTCCAAAAAGCGGCTAATCTATCGTCTTTTAAGGTAGGATATAACATATTAAAAGCATGCTTAAAAGCTACTTTATCCTCCCGATAGAGTTTTTCGACCTCTACTGGATCGTTGAGATGGCAAAGGATTGCATCTTTCGTTTTTGTTAAAGTGTCCATGATTATTTCTGTGATTTTATTAGTTGTTCTAAGGTATTAAGATGGTTTTCAAAGGCTTCTTTACCTTTTTTGGTCATTGTGTATTTTGTATTAGGTTTTCTACCGACGAACGATTTCTTCACGCCAATGAAACCTTCCTTCTCCAGTCCTTTCAGGTGGCTGGCCAGATTCCCGTCAGTTAGCTCAAGAAACTCTTTTAAAGAATTAAAGTCAAGCTTGTCATTGACGGCCAATGCCGACATGATGCCAAGTCTGATTCTGCTTTCAAAAGCTTTGTGTAAACCGTCTAATGATATCTTCACCGTTCGTATTTAAAATGCATGTAAATGCCGTAAACTATATGTGCAACCCCAAAACCCAGTGACCACCACAGAAGACTGTTTTGATAGAAATAAACTGATAATAAGCCTAAGCATACCTGGATAAGACCCAGTATTTTTACTTCATTTAATGTAAATTTGCCTGCATTATAAAGAGCTAAGCCATAAAAAATTAATGAGGCGGGAACCACGAACCTGTCGAAATCCAGGTTGATTAACATCAGTATAAAGATACTTCCTGTCGATAAGGGAACCATCATGTCAATGATAAGCTTGCGTGTGGTATAATTCCACAACTTTCTTTTGTTTTTCAAAGCTTTCCGATATGAACAGAAAGTAGCCGTTGAGATGGCTAATCCCAATACAGCCAATGCCAATATATAGATGCCAAATGGACTCGCTATCGGGATCTCGTAAAAATTATAGTCGAGGAAATGATAGCCAATATAGGTTCCTATCAATGCATAGATCCCCGCCATGATTCCCGCCCATCCGGAGAGTGACAGAAATTTAGAAGATTGTTCCATCATGGAACGAATTTCTGTGAGTTTTTGAATGTAGTCTTTTTCGTCTTTCATTTAAAAGTACTTTGAATTTCAAAGTTAAATAAAAAATGATTAAAACAAATACTTTTTATTTTTTCTTGTATTTCTTTGTAACGCAATTATTATAAACTTAATTCTCGGTTCTGTGGTTAGTTCTATAACAAACAGATTTTTAAAACTAAAAAATAAAAACATGTCAGTAGCAAGCAGAACGTCAGAAACACTGAACGATCTAATTAAGATTAATAATGATCGGATTGAAGGGTACGAGAAGGCCATAAAAGAATTGGATCCTGAAGATACAGATTTACAGAGTCTTTTCAGAGAATTTTGCGGCCAAAGTGAAAGTTTAAAAAGAGAGTTGCAGCAGGCTGTGTCGGAACTCGGTGAAGAAGTAGAAACCGGGGCTAGCGCTTCAGGCGCGATATATAGGACGTGGATGGATGTTAAGGCTGCTTTTTCCGGAGATACTAGGAAGGCGGTTTTACAAAGTTGTGAGTTCGGTGAAGATGCCGCCCAGAAAGCCTATCGTACGGCGGAGGAAGAACCCGATATTGCACCTAATACGAAAATATTGATTACCAATCAAAAATTGGAGTTGAAGTCAGCGCATGACCGTGTAAAAGCTCTTCGCGATAGTATCTCATAGGATTGTTTGCAAAATCTACTTAAGCGTAGAAGCGTTAATATAAAAATCCCCTTTTTTGGGGATTTTTTTTTTTGTGTATTGCCTTACCTTTAGATATAATAATTATAAAATATGAAAGCGATTTATCTTATTGTATCAGCTGTGCTGTTGTTTTTAAATGTGCAAGCACAAGAACGTGATGTCTTCGAAAAGGGTAATAAAGTATTTTTAGAAAGTTCGTCTAAGAACGAAAATGCTATAAAAACCAATGACGAACTCCTGGGATATTTACAGGAATGGGGATATTGGACAGTGGCAGAAAACAAAACCGAATCGGATTTTACGTTGATCACCGATGTGACAGCATCTAAGGGGATGACAGCGGTTTCATGGGGTGGGACGTCTTACAGTTTGATCGCCAAATTGGTAGATGAAAATGGGGAGGTATTATGGGAGTCTAATGCTTACAAATCAAGTCCGAATGGTACAAATGGTTTTAATTCAAGTAGGGCTGTGGTAAAAAAGCTAATGAAAGATCTGAAAAAGAAATTTAAATAGAAATCTGGTTTTTCATTGTTTATGTGAAGTGTCTTCGTCTTCAAATAGTTTTAACTGGATAGCTTGTTGCATGAGCTCGATCTGCGTAAAATTAGAAATCGTAATTCCAAGTAGTCTGATTTTCTTATTGTGCAAATCAGCCCGATCTAGGAGCGTACAAGCGGTACGATGGATGAGTGCCTTGTCTGAGAAGACGTAAGGGGCTGACAGGCTTCTGGTTATTTGTGTGAAATCATTGAACTTGATTTTTAGTGTGAGCGTCTTTCCCGAAAGATTCCGTATTTTGAGACGCTTATTTAACCTGTCAGCGATCCGATCCAACTCTTCAATAATAATATCCCTTTCTTGCAAATCCTCTCCAAAAGTGTCTTCTACACTTAATGATTTCGTTTCGCGGTTCGGCTGGACTTCACGGTCGTCGATTCCTCTGGCCATATTATAAAAATAATGACCTGTTTTGCCAAATAAATGGACTAAAGTCTGTTCATCATATTTTTTTAAATCCGCTCCCGTATGAATATTCAGTTGTCTCATTTTAGAGGCCGTAACTTTGCCGACTCCGAAAAAACGTTCGATCGGCAGTGCTCCGAGAAACGCATGTATTTTCGAAGGGCCTATAAATGTGAGTCCGTTCGGTTTGTTCTGGTCAGATGCAATTTTAGCGATAAATTTATTTACTGAAATGCCGGCGGACGCGGTTAACTGCAACTCCTCTTGTATTGCTTTTTTGATCTCGTGAGCAATATCGAGAGCAGATCCGATACCTTTTTTGTCCGTTGATACATCTAGAAATGCCTCATCCAAAGAAAGTGGTTCAATTATGTCCGTATATCTTCGAAAGATTTCTCTAATTTGTTGAGATACCTGTTTATAAACATCAAAGCGTGGCCGGGTAAATGTTAGGTGAGGACAAAGCTGCAGCGCTTGTCGGGATGGCATGGCTGATTTTACTCCAAATTTTCGTGCTTCATAGCTGGCTGTAGCCACAACACCCCTTCCTTCTGGCGATCCGCCAACAGCCAATGGCCTGCCTCGTAATTCAGGAAAATCCCGTTGATCAACCGAGGCATAAAACGCATCCATGTCGATATGTATGATTTTTCGTTTGTGATCCATGACTTCATAAAGTCCTGTTCAAATATAATTAAAATCAATGCACTAATAAGAGCGCTATAAGAGAAGGAATGTTTCGGAAATTAAGATTGTATTATTTTTTGTTTAAAATATATTACGTTAACTCAAACGTTTGCATTACATTTGTTTCATCAATTTTAAACAATAACCTTTTTTATAACCTTAATTCATTTTTACATGGAGTTCAATTTCTACAAACGAATGAGTGGAAAGACATTTAGGTTCGCGTTGGCCTGCTTTGCAGTCCATTCGTTGACTTTATCTGTTCCGCTTGAATTGCAGGCACATGAAGTGATTGTTAATCGTCATGGTGAGTCAAGAATCCAGCAATCGGTATCGGGTGTTGTCACCGATGAGAATGGTCAGCCGCTGCAAGCTGTAAGTATCGTGGAGCAAGGTACGACGAATGGAACGACGACGGATGCGGCCGGTCGATACTCATTGAATGTATCTAATTCGAATGCGTCCCTACTTTTTTCCTATATCGGTTTTGTGAGTCAGACTGTGGCTGTGGCCAATCAAAGTTCTATTAATGTAACCCTCGTGGAGGATGTCAATGTGTTGGACGAACTGATCGTAGTTGGTTACGGAACACAGAAGAAAAAACTAGTAACTGGCGCCACAATTCAGGTCGATGGTGAAGATCTTCAACGATTGAGTACTGCCAGTGTATTAGGAGCCCTACAAAGTCAATCGCCGGGAGTTCAGATTACACAGAGTTCCGGCCAGCCTGGTGAAGCTTTCAAAGTAACCATTCGCGGACTTGGAACGATCGGTAATTCGTCGCCTCTGTACGTAATTGACGGGGTTCCAGGAGGTGATATCAATACACTTAACCCATCCGATATCGCGTCGGTTGACGTTTTAAAAGATGCGGCTTCGGCGGCTATTTATGGTTCGCGTGCAGCTAATGGTGTTGTACTTGTAACGACCAAACAAGGTAAGCCAGGAAAGCTCACTCTCTCGTATGATGCTTACATTGGTTGGCAGAATGCCTATCGAATGCCGTCATTATTAACGGCAAAAGAATATATGACTGTGATGGACGAAGTTAGATTTAATGAGGGTCAGGCTCCGTACGACTGGGCTGCACTTATTCCGAAACAATATCAACAAATACAAGATGGTACTTGGAATGGGACTAATTGGCTTCGGGAAATCCATAATGATGATGCTTTAACACAAAATCATGCCTTCAATTTGAATGGGGGAACGGAGCAATCTAACTTTTCCCTCAGTTATTCCTATTCTGACCAAGAAGGTATATTTGGAAAACCAGTAGAACCTGATTTTTCGAGAAATAACTTTCGAATTAATTCGAATCATACGCTCCTTAAAAACGATGATTTTGACGTTATAAAAATCGGAGAAAACCTAACCTATTCTTATAGTAAAAAAGGAGGTATCGGCATTGGTAACATTTATTGGAACGATATCCATAACATGTTGGTAGGTAATCCGCTGCTGCCAGCATATAACGAAGAAGGTGGATATTATGATCGCGCCAGCAAAGTGGCTGATGGTTGGAATTTAGATGGCGCTACTTCCAATCCACTCGCAAGTATGGTTTATCAGCGTGGGTTAAATGAAAATAAAAGCCATTCGCTTTTGGCTAATGTTTATCTGGAAGTCCAGCCCATACAGGATTTGAAGTTTAGAAGCAGTTTCGGATATAAAATGAACTCAAATTCTTATAGACAATACACGCCAATTTATGATTTGTCAACAACAACTGCCAATCCGACGGACGATGTTTCGCAAAGTCAAGGGATGGGTTATAGTTATACCTTTGAGAATACACTTTCATATGCCAGAACATTCAACGATATGCACAATTTTGATGCTTTGGTTGGAGCTTCGATGGAAAAATGGGGAATGGGAGAGGGCTTAAATGCTTCAAACTCCAATTCATTATTCCCTGGATCATGGGATCATGCCTATATCGGTAATGCGTATACAATTGGGACAACGACTGTGATCGGAGGAATGAGATGGCCGGAAGGTGGATTATCATCATTCTTCGGTAGGGTAAACTATAACTATAATGAGACCTACATGGCCACGTTGATAATGCGAGCTGATGGTTCGTCTAACTTTGCTCACGATCATCGGTGGGGCTATTTTCCATCGGTAGCCGCCGGATGGGTTCTCACAAACGAATCATTTATGGAGAGTACGCAAGGTTGGTTAGACTTCATGAAGTTTAGAGCTAGTTGGGGACAAAATGGTAACGCTAGTATCGATCCGTTCCAATATTTGGCCACCATCGCTTTCGATAGCGGCAACGGATATTACTTTGGGGATAATAAAAATGATTTGATTACTGGAGCTTATCCAGACATTTTACCGAATCCCATTATCACTTGGGAGACTTCTGAGCAATTAAATATCGGTATCGACTCCAGATTTGCGCACAATAGGCTTGGCTTCACATTCGATTGGTATAAGAAAACGACGAAAGACTGGTTAGTTGAGGCTCCTATTTTAGCTATCTATGGAACGAACCCCCCTTTTATTAATGGTGGTGTTATTGAAAATACAGGTATCGAACTTGGTTTGACCTGGGACGAGACTATTGGTGAATTCCGTTACGGTATTAATCTGAATGGAGCGTATAATAAAAATGAAGTTACCAGAATTGATAACAGAGAGGGAATCATTCATGGTCCGGAACATGTATTGAGCCAGGGAACAACCGAAATGTATCGCGCACAAGTCGGCTTCCCGGTCGGTTATTTTTATGGTTATGAAACCGGAGGCATCTTCCAGACTCAAGAGCAAATTAATAATTATCGGAATCAAGGTCTAGGGGTATTGGTAAATGCGCAACCTGGTGATGTTATATTTGTCGACAACAATGGTGATGGCGCCATTACTGAGGCAGATAAAAAGCTCATTGGGAACCCTCACCCCGACTTTACTGGTGGTTTGAATATTAATTTTGGATATAAAGGTTTCGATTTGTCTTTGACTGCAACGGGAGCCTTCGGACATCAAATTGCTAAGTCTTATCGTTCATTCGCGGACAGTCCATTGCAGAATTATACAACGGAAGTATTCCAGCGTTGGCACGGAGAAGGCACTTCAAATAAGTATCCTCGCCTGACAATGGGTAGTCATACCAACAGTCAGTACATTTCTGATATTTATATTGAAGACGGAGATTTTGTTAAGATTCAGAATGTAACCCTCGGATATGATTTAAAATCCGTTTTCTTAAACATGCCTTTCTCGAAAGCTCGCCTTTATGTGACCGGACAAAATCTTTTTACTATTACGGGTTATTCGGGTATGGATCCTGAGATTGGTTATGGCTATGATCAATCTTGGGTATCAGGTATAGACCTTGGATTTTACCCGAGTCCGCGCACCTTTTTGGTTGGTTTAAATCTTACATTTTAAAACGCAAGACGATGAAAAAAATTATATGTTTAATAGCGCTTTCTACAGTTTTTCTCTCATGTGAGAAAAACCTGGATTCTCTTAGCTATGATAAAAAAAATACAGGTAACTTCCCTTCGACGGTTACTGATGCCAATCAGATGTTGACTGGTATTTATTCGACATTAAGTCAGGCAATCTCTAATCCTCAGCATTCTCATTTTTACATGTCTGAACTTGCGTCAGATGATCGATTTGGAGGTGGTGGTGAAAATGACAAAGATATGCAGGGGCTGGATCATTTAATGAACACGAAGAGCAGTCGTTTTGAACCTTTCTGGATCGCTCGTTATCAGGGGATTTTTAGAGCTAATACAGCTATTGAAAACCTAGACAAAGTTGAAGGGTGGGAAAGTGATGCACAAAAAAACCAAGTATTAGGGGAGGCTCACTTTTTACGTGCGTTGTTCTATTTCGAGCTGTCACAAATGTTCGGAGAGGTTCCTTTGGTAATTAGTACAGTAGCAGAGAATATACCTAAGGCTCCCGCCGATGAAACCTACGCGCAGATTGCTTATGACTTGCAACAAGCGATTAATCTGATGCCTTCAAGTCCTTACTCCTCGGTGATATCAGGACATGCTACAAAATGGGCTGCACAGGCATTGATGGCACGTGTATTTCTATTTTACACAGGCTATTATAATAAAACTGACTTGCCAGTAGCCAATGATGGTGGTGTGGTAAACAAAGCTCAGGTAATTACTTGGATCGATGAATGTGTGAACAACAGCGGACATGGTTTAGTAGATGATTTTCGTAGTCTCTGGCCATATTCTAACGACTTGACCGCTAAAGATTATGACGCATACACAGGTCCTCTGTGGGTTGGAGATGGCAATAAAGAAGTTGTGTTTGCTGTAAAGTTTGGAACTTCGGTAGATTGGGGTGAAAACTATCAGTTAGGGTACTCCAATCAATACGTGTTGCATTTTGGTTTACGCTCTAATAACGGTCTGGCTGACACATTTCCGTTCGGTCAAGGTTGGGGGGCAGGCCCGGTTAACTCGCGGCTATGGACTGAATGGCGCACTTCAGAACCGAATGATATCAGAAGAACTGCATCGATTATGAATGCAGAGACAGATGTAGAAAATTATATCTACGGTGCAGACAGTCAAATGGAAGAAACTGGTTTTTGGCAGAAAAAATACATACCGATCACAGCCTACGATGAAGGTACGCTGGTTCCTTCATATGCTATAATAAAATTCAACGCACCAGCAGATATGCAGATTTCTCATACGCAAGACCTGGTTCTGATTCGTTTCGCAGACGTGCTTTTGATGCAATCTGAACTGAAAGAAGACGCCACTGGCATGAATAAAGTTCGTGCACGCGCGAATCTTCCGGCAGTATCTTATTCTTTAGCAGCCCTAAAAAAAGAGCGCCGCTGGGAATTAGCCTTTGAAGGTCTTCGTTATTTTGATTTAATGCGCTGGGGAGATGCTGCAAATGCGTTGGCGGCACAAGAAGGTGTTGCTATAAAAAATAAGGGCATTGATACTCAAATGAAAGCATTTGGTGGCGGTTATAAAGCTCGATTTGAGGCAACTGGAGGGTTCTGGGCTATTCCTGAAGCTCAGATTCAACTGTCTGAAGGTGTTTTAACTCAGAATAAAGGCTGGGGTACTCCCGCAGCAGAATTTACTGGATGGTAAGAATAAAAGACTTAAAATTATGAAAAGATATGTAGCATATGTAGTGGTATTAATGATTTCGCTAATTGTAATGAGTTGCGAATCAGTAGAAGACCGTTTGGATATGGGTGGGTTTATTAGTGCTGAACAACTTGATATATCTGCCACCCCGATCGTAATAGATGGCAAGAATACGAACAAAGTTGTTCTGGATAATAAAAGCCCGGTGCTGTCTTCATGGAATTTTGGAGTCGGTCAAACGCAAAAGAAAACCGATACCGTTCTGTTGGTTGTAGAAGGGGAGAACGAAATTGTTTTTACCGGCAGGAACCCGGATGGATCGGAAATAAAAAAAACATTGACTGTTAATGTCGATGAGCTTTATTTCGAGGTTCCACTTGAATGGGGGATTTTGACCGGTGGATCAGAGAAAGAATGGATTTGGGACGATTCAGATGGTGGCGTTTGGGGAAATGGAGGGTATCTTGCAAATGTTGAACCTGCTTGGTGGATAGTCAGTTTAGCTGATGTTAGCGGTCAAGCGCCGGGCGAAGGCACAGGAGCAAAAATGACCTTTTCATTAAGTGGCGCGACATTTACGAAAGTCAAATCGGACGGAACTACCGAAACAGGAACCTTCTTATTTAATATGACTAACAAAACGACTAAGCCGGATGGCACGGTTTGGGCAAAAGGGAAATTAACACTAAAAGGAACAACAGTTCTATGTGGAGTTTCACCAGATGAAGGGAAAATTCCAGTTTATGAATATGATATTATTGTTTTGGACAATGAAGAAATGGTGCTGAGTTATGCACCACCGGGAACTGCTGAGTGGGGTACTGCTTATTTCTGGAAGTTTAGAGCGAGCAAATAAGTTTGAATGTAAATAATGGTAAGTTAGGGGGTTGTATCAAGTAGTTGAAGCAACCCCCTTTTTAATAAACTTTAATGTTTGCCTTCAGCGAACTCCTCAATCATTTTTTTATTGAAAGCGTCAAGGTCCTTGGGTGAACGGCTGGTTACCAAACCTTTGTCAACAATAACTTCTTTGTCCTCCCAGTTGACACCTGCATTGATTAAATCGGTTCTTATCGAGGGATATGAGGTCATTTTTCGTCCTTTCAATAAACCTGTTTCTATAAGTATTTGAGGTCCGTGACAAATAGCTGCTATCGGTTTGCCGCTTTTTATAAAATTTTTGACGAATGCGACCGCATCGTTATTTTCTCGCAACTTATCTGGATTCATAACGCCGCCCGGTAGAAGAAGGGCATCATAACCATCAACGGAAACGTCGGCTATGTTTTTGTCAACACCTAAAGTAATTCCCCAGTTTTCTTTATCCCAACTGCGTATTTGTTCTTTTTGTGGTGAAACGATATGAACGGTGGCGCCTGCCTCTTCCAATGCGGTTTTCGGACTTACCAGTTCAGACTCTTCAAATCCATCCTCAGATAATATTGCTATTTTTTTGTTTTCTAGTTTCGACATGCTCTTTATATTAGATTAGTGAATTTATTATAGAGAGTAACGCGAGGTTTAAGTAATTGTTTATAATTATTTGAATCGATTTGGATTTACTTGCCAGTAATATCAGGGTCTCCAAAATGTCTCACCGTCTGCTTTTAGCAGAGAATTCGTATTACTGGGTATTACAGGGATTACTTCCGGACTGTTGTTTATATCGTATTTTTGTCCATCGGCGGGGATTATCTTCAGATTCCAGGTCGATTTGCCAGAAACGGGTGCATGTATATAATTGGTGCCAACTAAAAGATGCCGCCCATCTGGAGAGAACTCCGCAAAATTTTCAACTCCATCACCGTCTGTAACCTGTACTAGATTGCTTCCATCAATATTCATTAAATAGATATGGTTGCCTATATAAAATGAGAGTTTTGTTGCGCACCTTTAAAAATAATAGTTGCGCATGGCTCTGTATTAAAATTAAATGATAAAGATGTTGCATTACGAAGCATAAATTCCTACATTCAATGTCCGAAACCGAAAATTATTTATCACAAACCATTTGAAAGACGTATGTTAATCAAACCCAGACCGCTGTTCATGTTGGCCGTAGTGTGCTCGGCCATTGTATTTAATGCTTGTAATAAGGAGCCAGAGAACGAAGAGCCTGTTGACCCGAAAGTAGAAAAGTTTACGGTTCCGGAAGATTTTGTGATTGAACATCTATACAGCCCGTCCGACGAAGAAAGGGGTTCTTGGGTTTCTATGACTTTTGATGATTATGGGAGGATGATTGCTTCGGATCAGTTCGGAGGAATTTATAGACTTACTATTCCCGAGATCGGCAATGACAGCATTCCTTTGAAAATAGATAGCCTTCACTTTCCGTTGGTGGGGGAAGCCGTGACTGACACATCAAAGAAAAAAGTGGGGATGGGCTTTGCTCAAGGCTTGTTATGGGCTCATAATAGTCTATACGTAATGGTTAATCATCGTGGTGATGAAGTTTTAAGAAAGACGAGCGGGCTTTATCGACTTCAAGACACGGATATGGATGATGAATTTGACAAAGTTACACAGTTGCTAGAACTGAAGGGAGATGGTGAACACGGCCCCCATAGTGTCATTCTTGGCCCTGATGACGAGTCGATTTATGTTGTAGCGGGTAATCATACTGATATCCCCGGAATGGACGCTTATCGTCTTCCGCCTACTTGGCAGGAAGATAATCTCTTACAGCAAATCAAAGACCCCCAAGGACATGCTACCGACCGGATGGCTCCGGGAGGGTGGATAGCGAAGACTGATTCTGTAGGTTCAACATGGGAGTTGATCGCTGCTGGGTTTCGCAACACGTTTGATATTGCCTTTAACGATGTAGGGGAGCTCTTTGCTTATGATTCGGATATGGAGTGGGATTTTGGAATGAGCTGGTATCGCCCCACGCGAATATTACACGTAACGAGCGGAAGTGAGTTTGGTTGGCGGACAGGTAATGGTAAATGGTCGCCTGCTTATCCTGATAATTTACCTGCAATGATTAACATTGGTCAGGGTTCTCCGACAAATTTGGTTTATGGAAATAATGCACTCTTCCCTGACAAGTATCGTAACAGTTTATTTGCTTTTGACTGGAGTTTTGGAATTATTTATTTGATTGGTTTGGAGTCAGATGGAGCAACGTATCAAGCTACTGCAGAAGAGTTTATAACCGGTTCGCCTTTGCCGTTGACTGATGGTGAATTTGGTCCTGACGGTGCTATGTATTTCCTCACAGGAGGGAGGGAGCTGGAATCTGACCTTTATCGTGTCTATCACAAGGATTATCAGAAAATAAAAGATAGAAATAAACAAAAAATCGATGATTTAAATGCTTATCAGCGTGTGCGACGCCAAATCGAGCGTTATCATACGGACACGATTGCTGAGGCGATTGATGCCGTGTGGCCTTTTCTACGCAACAACGATCGGCACATACGTTATGCGGCCAGAATCGCTCTTGAACATCAAGACCCAGCTCTATGGAAGGAACGCGCGTTCAAAGAACGAAGTGTACAAGCAGCGATCCAATCGATGGTTGCCTTGGCAAGAACGGGTGATGCTGATTTACAACCTGCTATATTAAGTAAGGTAATGACCATCAATTTACCTGTACAAGCAGAGGAAAAGCAATTGGATATTATACGTGCTATAGAACTGACCTTGGCTCGCATGGGTAATCCGGATGAAGTTTTGTCAGCACGGTTAATCGGTTATTTAGAGCAAATTTATCCTGCAGCCACCAATGCACTGAACCGGGAACTAAGTAAAGTGCTTGTTCATCTGGGCGATGAGGAGGCGATACCTAAAACATTGAAATTGTTGGCGACGGCGGAAGATGATTCAACCTATCAGGAGACCGTTACCCAGTCCTCAGATCTTATTTTAAGAAATCCGCAATACGGTCTGGATATAGCAAACTTATTAACCAAGACACCTCCAGCTCAGCAAATTTATTTGGCGACGGTGCTAAGTAAAGCAAAGTATGGTTGGAATGATGAAACGAGAGACGAATACTTCAAATGGTTTTATGACGCGTTCGGATACAAAGGAGGGAATAGTTACATTGGTTTTGTCAATCGTGCACGATCCTTTGCACTTGAAAACGTACCGCAGTCACAATTTGACCATTATAATGAAATTTCAGGAGATTCACTAGTGAACCAAGCCGGAACGGCACTGTTTACAACAGATGAAGGACCAAAAGGTCCAGGGAGACCATGGAAAATGGATGAAGCTTTGCCGATCGTTGAG from Pedobacter indicus carries:
- a CDS encoding winged helix-turn-helix domain-containing protein — its product is MKISLDGLHKAFESRIRLGIMSALAVNDKLDFNSLKEFLELTDGNLASHLKGLEKEGFIGVKKSFVGRKPNTKYTMTKKGKEAFENHLNTLEQLIKSQK
- a CDS encoding ferritin-like domain-containing protein, with protein sequence MSVASRTSETLNDLIKINNDRIEGYEKAIKELDPEDTDLQSLFREFCGQSESLKRELQQAVSELGEEVETGASASGAIYRTWMDVKAAFSGDTRKAVLQSCEFGEDAAQKAYRTAEEEPDIAPNTKILITNQKLELKSAHDRVKALRDSIS
- the dinB gene encoding DNA polymerase IV, which codes for MDHKRKIIHIDMDAFYASVDQRDFPELRGRPLAVGGSPEGRGVVATASYEARKFGVKSAMPSRQALQLCPHLTFTRPRFDVYKQVSQQIREIFRRYTDIIEPLSLDEAFLDVSTDKKGIGSALDIAHEIKKAIQEELQLTASAGISVNKFIAKIASDQNKPNGLTFIGPSKIHAFLGALPIERFFGVGKVTASKMRQLNIHTGADLKKYDEQTLVHLFGKTGHYFYNMARGIDDREVQPNRETKSLSVEDTFGEDLQERDIIIEELDRIADRLNKRLKIRNLSGKTLTLKIKFNDFTQITRSLSAPYVFSDKALIHRTACTLLDRADLHNKKIRLLGITISNFTQIELMQQAIQLKLFEDEDTSHKQ
- a CDS encoding SusC/RagA family TonB-linked outer membrane protein; protein product: MEFNFYKRMSGKTFRFALACFAVHSLTLSVPLELQAHEVIVNRHGESRIQQSVSGVVTDENGQPLQAVSIVEQGTTNGTTTDAAGRYSLNVSNSNASLLFSYIGFVSQTVAVANQSSINVTLVEDVNVLDELIVVGYGTQKKKLVTGATIQVDGEDLQRLSTASVLGALQSQSPGVQITQSSGQPGEAFKVTIRGLGTIGNSSPLYVIDGVPGGDINTLNPSDIASVDVLKDAASAAIYGSRAANGVVLVTTKQGKPGKLTLSYDAYIGWQNAYRMPSLLTAKEYMTVMDEVRFNEGQAPYDWAALIPKQYQQIQDGTWNGTNWLREIHNDDALTQNHAFNLNGGTEQSNFSLSYSYSDQEGIFGKPVEPDFSRNNFRINSNHTLLKNDDFDVIKIGENLTYSYSKKGGIGIGNIYWNDIHNMLVGNPLLPAYNEEGGYYDRASKVADGWNLDGATSNPLASMVYQRGLNENKSHSLLANVYLEVQPIQDLKFRSSFGYKMNSNSYRQYTPIYDLSTTTANPTDDVSQSQGMGYSYTFENTLSYARTFNDMHNFDALVGASMEKWGMGEGLNASNSNSLFPGSWDHAYIGNAYTIGTTTVIGGMRWPEGGLSSFFGRVNYNYNETYMATLIMRADGSSNFAHDHRWGYFPSVAAGWVLTNESFMESTQGWLDFMKFRASWGQNGNASIDPFQYLATIAFDSGNGYYFGDNKNDLITGAYPDILPNPIITWETSEQLNIGIDSRFAHNRLGFTFDWYKKTTKDWLVEAPILAIYGTNPPFINGGVIENTGIELGLTWDETIGEFRYGINLNGAYNKNEVTRIDNREGIIHGPEHVLSQGTTEMYRAQVGFPVGYFYGYETGGIFQTQEQINNYRNQGLGVLVNAQPGDVIFVDNNGDGAITEADKKLIGNPHPDFTGGLNINFGYKGFDLSLTATGAFGHQIAKSYRSFADSPLQNYTTEVFQRWHGEGTSNKYPRLTMGSHTNSQYISDIYIEDGDFVKIQNVTLGYDLKSVFLNMPFSKARLYVTGQNLFTITGYSGMDPEIGYGYDQSWVSGIDLGFYPSPRTFLVGLNLTF
- a CDS encoding RagB/SusD family nutrient uptake outer membrane protein, whose amino-acid sequence is MKKIICLIALSTVFLSCEKNLDSLSYDKKNTGNFPSTVTDANQMLTGIYSTLSQAISNPQHSHFYMSELASDDRFGGGGENDKDMQGLDHLMNTKSSRFEPFWIARYQGIFRANTAIENLDKVEGWESDAQKNQVLGEAHFLRALFYFELSQMFGEVPLVISTVAENIPKAPADETYAQIAYDLQQAINLMPSSPYSSVISGHATKWAAQALMARVFLFYTGYYNKTDLPVANDGGVVNKAQVITWIDECVNNSGHGLVDDFRSLWPYSNDLTAKDYDAYTGPLWVGDGNKEVVFAVKFGTSVDWGENYQLGYSNQYVLHFGLRSNNGLADTFPFGQGWGAGPVNSRLWTEWRTSEPNDIRRTASIMNAETDVENYIYGADSQMEETGFWQKKYIPITAYDEGTLVPSYAIIKFNAPADMQISHTQDLVLIRFADVLLMQSELKEDATGMNKVRARANLPAVSYSLAALKKERRWELAFEGLRYFDLMRWGDAANALAAQEGVAIKNKGIDTQMKAFGGGYKARFEATGGFWAIPEAQIQLSEGVLTQNKGWGTPAAEFTGW
- a CDS encoding type 1 glutamine amidotransferase domain-containing protein — translated: MSKLENKKIAILSEDGFEESELVSPKTALEEAGATVHIVSPQKEQIRSWDKENWGITLGVDKNIADVSVDGYDALLLPGGVMNPDKLRENNDAVAFVKNFIKSGKPIAAICHGPQILIETGLLKGRKMTSYPSIRTDLINAGVNWEDKEVIVDKGLVTSRSPKDLDAFNKKMIEEFAEGKH